A stretch of the Siniperca chuatsi isolate FFG_IHB_CAS linkage group LG24, ASM2008510v1, whole genome shotgun sequence genome encodes the following:
- the LOC122872313 gene encoding DDRGK domain-containing protein 1-like, with translation MDIALYLVAAAILIVLILFALKVRRKTQEADEEQRRDVIRAAGPPQRAAEERGAGMPRRRRNLATVMANRRPQREAVEHEEERVEEEEVEQQNFQPTAKVGAKKQKKLEEKQAKKAQREVEMEEREERKRMQELREQERRQEEERERLLEQKQEEEEHRAKEEQERREEEEYLRLKASFIIEDQGEEEQLTEDQSRNLLQEFIQYIKSSKVVLLEDLASHFGMRTQDAIDRLQDLLAEGSLTGVIDDRGKFISITPEELDSVAHFIRQRGRVSITELAQASNSLINLMPESRSTA, from the exons ATGGATATAGCGCTGTATCTGGTAGCTGCTGCTATCCTCATTGTCCTGATTTTGTTTGCGCTGAAGGTGCGGAGAAAAACACAGGAAG CTGATGAGGAGCAGCGGAGGGATGTTATCCGGGCAGCGGGGCCTCCTCAGCGGGCAGCAGAGGAGCGAGGAGCCGGTATGCCTCGGAGGAGGAGGAACCTTGCCACGGTGATGGCTAACAGACGACCACAGAGAGAAGCTGTggaacatg AGGAGGAGCgtgtggaggaagaagaggtggagCAGCAAAACTTCCAGCCGACAGCAAAAGTTGGAGCCAAGAAGCAGAAGAAGTTGGAGGAGAAACAGGCCAAGAAAGCCCAGAGAGAG GTGGAgatggaagagagggaggagaggaagaggatgcaGGAGctcagagagcaggagagacgccaggaggaggagagagaacgACTTCTGGAACAGAAACAG gaggaggaggagcaccGGGctaaagaggagcaggagagacgggaggaggaggagtactTAAGACTCAAAGCCTCCTTCATCATAGAAGAccagggagaggaggagcagctcaCTGAGGACCAG TCACGCAACCTGCTGCAAGAATTCATCCAGTACATCAAG AGCTCTAAGGTGGTTCTCCTGGAGGACTTGGCTTCTCATTTTGGGATGAGGACACAGGATGCTATTGACAGACTGCAGGACCTGTTAGCTGAAGGCTCCCTCACAG GAGTGATTGATGACAGAGGGAAGTTTATCTCCATCACTCCAGAAGAGCTGGACTCAGTGGCTCATTTCatcagacagagaggcagagtgtCCATCACAGAGCTGGCTCAGGCCAGTAACTCTCTGATCAACCTGATGCCTGAGAGCCGCAGCACTGCCTGA